The window AGATTCAGGAAGGGAATCTTACATAAAagcagggacacaatgaacagtaaAGCTCCAGCGCAAGAGTACAGTACCACAATCTTGCATTGGTATGGGTAAACTGGAAATAAGCAGACTGCCAACGCAAAGACAGGCCAGATAAATGAAAGAATCGTCTGCCACAAGGTCCGTCTTTTGAGAAACATCCAAGCGTAAAAACCATCATTTTCAGTGAATACTTGTTCCTGTAAGTACAAATGAAGCTTTAGTTCAATAGGAACAAACCCACAAAAAGGATAATAACCTGAAAGCAACAATCTGTAGTAGCCCTTTATTACACCACAACAAGAAAGTGAAATGCATTCGCTACACATAAATGATAAAAAGCCAGACAATATAGGAAATCTGCTGGTTCAGACTTGTATTGTTTCACTTCATAGGCTGATAGTGTCATTATCTTACTTGCTACATGCATCTGGAACAGACAAGGTAATGAACCTCCTACTCATACAAAAAAAACGCTTGACATCACCAAAAAAGTGAAATGCATTTGCTACACACAAATTGTTAAAAAGTAAGGTGCAAAAAAACATAGGTTCAAAAGCCAGACAATGAAGCACATCTTCTGGTTATAAGACTGGTATTGTTTCACCCTATGAAGTACCGATACGGGCATACGGGGACATGGACACGGCGATACAGCCATACGGGGACACAGGATATAGCAATTTATAGAAACAGCTACAATGCAATATGGAGAGTACGTACATAAATAATAAAATAATGCTACGTGATGAAGACAATATAATAGTTTGAAGATGTGAGATACGGAGAAGAGATCAAAATACCATGACGTATGGTGAGGCCACTAGCACAAGGATAAAAGGATGCAGCGCATATAACAGCCACAGGTCAACACATACATCAGAAGTTCAGAACAGAGGAGCGGAATGGAGAAACAGAACACATAGCTGCACTGAAGCTGGACGAAAACTCACAGTTCAGGAGGCAGAGGTGGCACTTAAGCTGGAGGGGAAGGCCATCTNNNNNNNNNNNNNNNNNNNNNNNNNNNNNNNNNNNNNNNNNNNNNNNNNNNNNNNNNNNNNNNNNNNNNNNNNNNNNNNNNNNNNNNNNNNNNNNNNNNNNNNNNNNNNNNNNNNNNNNNNNNNNNNNNNNNNNNNNNNNNNNNNNNNNNNNNNNNNNNNNNNNNNNNNNNNNNNNNNNCCCTCGCTCTCGAAAACTCACAGATCAGGAGCCGGAGGTCGCACTGAAGCTGCCCCGCTTATCCTTCCCAACCGCCCCTGTTTATGGCTGCACCCTTGCTCACGACGTATCAGCGGCGTACCGGAGGCGTGTCCGGAATATTCTCTTCTCTTTTAATAAGAGAAGGTGGGATACTTGGGGGATTAGCTTATCCATGTATCGCCGGCGTTTTATACGCAGACACGGCAGACTTGGCCATATCGGTGCTTCGGTTTCACCTTTCATAGGCTGACACAATCGTTACCTCACATGAACACATGCATCAATTGGAAAGGACAAGGTAATGGTCCTCTAAATCATACAAATAAACTCACTTGACACCGAAAAATGATGATAAGAATATGAATGCAATATAAACGATTGCTTTCTTTAATAACACTAAAAACAACTTTAGGAACATCCACACACTGGGAATATTAACTGTATAGGCTACATTATACAGGAGACAGTAGTAACCACTAATAAGAACAACTAGATGTCATATGATAAAGCATTCTTCCTAAGCAGCACATAAAGTTACCTGATGTATCTCCAAATGAGCAGGCCAGGATGATAACTTTTTCTTTCCTGGTCTCACAGTTTTCCAAACTCGGTCACACCTTATTACGAGGTTCTTGATAAGCAAAGTGTTGACAATATCTTCAGCTTCCATATCTTTATCCGGCCCTAAAATTTCCCCAACTTCTGGATGATTCTTGATGAAGGTAGTAAAATCTTTTCCACGAAAATACTCAACACGAGTTTCTTGCATCACAGCCCATCTCGATTCCAGCTGCTTGTTATCCCGAACCTTCTCAGCAAACAATTGATACACATCTTTCTTTGGAGCTGGCTCCTCCTATACAGCAAAATGTTATTTTTATCACTATTAACCATTAGGGAAGAACATGTCTAGAATGTGTCAAAAATCTTGCAGTCTTACATACAAAATAATATGGATGACCATACTATCAAATCTAGGTGATCCAAAAAGTATCCTGTCTGCTCTCAGGTAATCAGGTGTAAGCAAATAATGGCAAACAAACGAGGTATCCTCTGTGAGGATCCACTCATGTGGAGGTCCATAGGTAGAATATATCACACACCGCAGTGAAGAAGTGAAGTGGAGGCTACAAGAGTGAACACACCCTAGCAGCTGGAACACGGTACTTCAAGGCCACGGCACAACAAAGTCCCCCAAAAATCCCAATTTGTGAAGGACAAACAGAAATCTTTTAGCCACCAGTGCATCCACGGAAGCAACTAGACAGACCGAGCACTTGGCCGGATCTACCATAAAATTCTGTGAGAAGGCCCAAAGCTGTCCAATTTGTAAGAAGACGCCCTTATACCCTTCTTACAATTATTTCGTTAGACCACACCGAGCACTCCAACCAACATTACAGAATGAATCTAAGGTNNNNNNNNNNNNNNNNNNNNNNNNNNNNNNNNNNNNNNNNNNNNNNNNNNNNNNNNNNNNNNNNNNNNNNNNNNNNNNNNNNNNNNNNNNNNNNNNNNNNNNNNNNNNNNNNNNNNNNNNNNNNNNNNNNNNNNNNNNNNNNNNNNNNNNNNNNNNNNNNNNNNNNNNNNNNNNNNNNNNNNNNNNNNNNNNNNNNNNNNNNNNNNNNNNNNNNNNNNNNNNNNNNNNNNNNNNNNNNNNNNNNNNNNNNNNNNNNNNNNNNNNNNNNNNNNNNNNNNNNNNNNNNNNNNNNNNNNNNNNNNNNNAAATAAGTGCACATCAGAACAGCATCTTAACTAAATGTACGATGCAAGGAACAGACCTGGGAACAGGCACGGGAGGAGCGGGAGCCGGGGGCcttcttccccttttccttctccgCCGCCTTGGCGGCCGTCGCCTTGGCGCCCTTCCCTGCCATCTTCGCCGCCCCGACCCGCAACGCTGGAGAGACGGCGAAACCCTAGCCCGTGACGGAACCAGGCCAAGGGACTGGGTCGAAATCCGGATCTCACGTCCGATTCGAGAAATTTCGCCTTTCGCCGGTTTTTCTGCGCACCTCCCTTCTATTCCTGACGTGACGAGTTTTTTTCTTTTTGACAAACACCTGACGTCAACGAGTAGAAGCGAGAAACTCTCCGAGGATTTTGTGGCAAAAAAAAAGGACAAAGCGAAATTAATACTACTACTTCCTCCAATCCCATTTAATTGAGGCCACCGCCATTttgcaaaaaagaaacaaaaaaaatccaTTCCCTCAGCATTGACATCGACACTCCCCTTCATTCTCCTCGACATCGACACCCACTCCCCTCCATTTTCTCCTCCATTCCGCTCCAGTGAACTTCTTCACGCTCCGGCGattctccaccatcccctggcgttCCCGGCTCCACCGTCTCCCTGGCTTTTGGCTCCATCGTCCTCAGCATTCCTCGGCTCTGTCGTTCCCTAACCCTACCGTCCTCTGGCATCACCTAAggcaaaaaaaaacattttttttcgaAGCGACAAGGAATCGTCGGACCTAGTGGCTACCACGTTGGATCTGCGTGCGGCGGTGCTAGATCTGGTGTCGGCCGCAACGAGTCAACATGGAGCCGTCGGTAAGACATGCGACTCCTACACCTTCCCCACCGTGCATCCtctctctctcatctctctctctctctcactctcgctcTTGGATAATGTGGTATATACTCATCAGCATATGTTCTTATTTGTAGTTTTAGTACTCCTCGTTGAGTAGATGTTCTCCCTGCCATGTAGATGCAGTAGATGTAGTCCCTATCTATAGATGCAGTATACTTGTTCATTTATTGCTCCATTAGATCCAGTAGATGTTCTTGTTCTTGGTTGTAGATGTTGTTGATGTTCTTGTCCATTTCTCACTCCATTATATACAGTAGACTTATTCATTTCTTACTCCATTAGTTGCAGCAAGTACTGTTGCAAGAGTACTTGGGTAATGCAGTAGTAGGGGCGTGTTTTTTCGTGAAATGGGTGTTGCATGCTTGGCCTGGACCATCCCTAAAACTCGCCTGATAAGTGTTTGGATGTTGGCCTGAGAAAGTAAACATTTGCCTGACATGGTTGTTCTTGGATGTGTGATTAGCTTGGCCTATATATAAAAAGAAAATGAAAGAAGCTGACATTGTCATTAACCTGTGCCAGGCATCCCATCTCTTGCGCCTGGTCAGCAGCGTGGCCTAACCACGAGCCATGAGCAAAATGTCCTTCGTGTGAGTATTTCTTAATCACTAAAAGACAAAGTAATAACCTAGGCAAGAACCAAACACACATACATCAGGCTAGCATTGTTAGGCAAAAAACGTCCATCATTCTCAGCCTCCGCCAAGGCACTACTTTTTCCCAGGCATGGTGTTTAAGTATCTAACCAAGCAGACCCTAGATGCAGTACTCCTATTGTTTGTAGATGTATATAGAGTATTGTCTGTAGATGCAGTTACTTTGGTAATGCAGTACATGCAACAAGTATTGTTGCAACAAGTACTATTGCAGCAAAAGAGTAGATTATATCTAGGTGTACACTCTGCAAATGTATAAGTACACTTAGATGACCATTTGAAGTAGTACTCCTACTATTCGATAGATGTTGTAAGATTTCTCTAATGTTTGTATTAAATTCCTTTGTTGTTAGATGCACTTAGATGATCACGTGAAAAAAATTACTAATGTTTGGAGTAAAATTTACTGCAATTATGAATGAAATCTGTAAATTGAGTGTGCATTTGCAGTTACTGACTTATTACTTATTGCTCCTTCAAATGGAGTATTATATATACATTTGCAGTACTCCTGTAAATGGAGTATATCTGTACTTGCATTTGGAGTAGATGACATTTGTAAATAGTCTATACATTTGTGCATTTGGAGTAAATGACCATTTGTCTTTTGGTATGACCTATAAATGTATAGTGTAAGCATCTGTAGATGGCCATTTGAGTAGATGTAGACTAGATGGAGTACATTATTTTGTTCATCTGCATATATTCGCCATATATATGAAGACTGTATTATtaactccgcctatgtcttctaggcatagccggtcccaagcccgggtaaaggaggagggttgtgataggcttggcgagccaacgtaaaaactagccagtcccataggtatgaaacccatttgagcgagaatagtactaggatgggtgacctcctaggaagtcctcgtgaaagggtttcatatctaagggttgtgataggcttggcgagccaacgtaaaaactagccagtcttttgggtatgaaacccatttgggcgagagtagtactaggatgggtgacctcctgggaagtcctcatgaaagggtttcatatctagcctaccccaacttgtttgggataaaaggcttcgTAAGTCATATGAAGACTGTATTATTATTTAG is drawn from Triticum dicoccoides isolate Atlit2015 ecotype Zavitan chromosome 6B, WEW_v2.0, whole genome shotgun sequence and contains these coding sequences:
- the LOC119322567 gene encoding uncharacterized protein LOC119322567, with protein sequence MAGKGAKATAAKAAEKEKGKKAPGSRSSRACSQEEPAPKKDVYQLFAEKVRDNKQLESRWAVMQETRVEYFRGKDFTTFIKNHPEVGEILGPDKDMEAEDIVNTLLIKNLVIRCDRVWKTVRPGKKKLSSWPAHLEIHQEQVFTENDGFYAWMFLKRRTLWQTILSFIWPVFALAVCLFPVYPYQCKIVVLYSCAGALLFIVSLLLLRAAIFGVLWVLLGKRVWFFPNINAEETTFRELVRFWPVKDEGEQPKWTSRLFYATVALLVILLLRHHAPDEAARARYQKKVSNIIDDVLEWSPKLALSGMMDKHTEDNATETSNYTSHATTSTEESTDAAEDEDADETQGAADDTRTRSSEI